CAAGTATTCAGAGCAGTGTCTACTAGCTAGTGCAGGGGTGGATGTAACTATGTGACCTAAGCGAATGCAGTGCGGTGAAGCGGGACAAACTCATGGCAACGGCATCCAGCAAAACGATCAGAGAAAGGCGGGGGAGGGGGGATGAATGATGATGCACCTTGAGGAAGAGGTGGAAGTTGTGGGAGATCTGCGCCGGAGGGAAGGAGCTCCGGAGCGCGGCCTTGAGGTCCCGGACAGAGGCGGTGGCTGCGAGAGTTACGGCGGTGGACCGCCCGTCGAGGGCTCGAACCTGGagctccctctcctcctgcgCCATCGGGACGCTACGGGAGCGGCCCGCCCGCCTCGCTCGACCGGAGACGAGGTCGAGGGGTGTGCAGTTTTTGGTGCCGCGGGAGCCCCGGCCGGTGGTTTTGGCGCGGCACGACCCCCGAGCGCGAGAGGAGTGCGACGGCGGCAGTTGCGTTGTCGCCGGTGGCGGTCTCCTTTGCCCGCCGCTTGAGCGATTCAGGCAGAAATCCCACACATGCCGCGCCCTGCTTTGGGCccccagatttttttttatttttttagaatagcTTTGGGCCCCCAGATGGTTCGCTGCGTTAACGCGGGCCAAGCCCGAAGGGGATTCTGGCCTGTCGAGACAAGTCCGCGGAGAGGCCGCCTTGCTGGCGGAAATGCAGATTTGAAAGGCTGGTGGCTGCCACGGCGATGCTGGCCAtgctagaattttttttctataacgCAACCCAGCGGGCGGGTGCATTATCAATTAACCATGGTAGAAATTTGTTTCTAAAAAGAAACATCGTAGAAATTTAAACACGGAGGCATTCTCGTATGAATTCTTTTTGGATGTTTTCGACGGAATTGCATAATTTcctttcaaattttgaatgcaccttttatttttctttcgaaTTGGAGTCTTTCgtagttttgtttatctctatcTTTACTACtgcctccgatccatattaattgtctcaaatttgtccaaatatgaatgtatcatgcctaaaaagcgtttagatacatgtaatatttcgacaattaatatggatcggagagtgTACCATATTTCTTAACTTTTAGTTGGTGATGATTCATCGCACCCCCTTCTCTTAGTCTCATGTGTTGTTTACCTTCTCGACTTAGGTGTCGGCCTCTCACCTCTGTTAGTTTTGAACGGTTACGTGAGCTAGCTGAGCTCTCACGATTTTACTATTTTTGCATCACGTTTCACCCAAAAAAAACTATTAATTGAATCCCCTTTGTCTTTCCTGCTACATCTCCAAGCACTTGCACATGGAGCGACAAGAGGCGGGTGTGGATTAGGCGCCACCGCCAATGGTATTATGTCTTGGCGTGGATTTGTAACACTAGCAAAATGTGGTCATAATATCACAACGACTTAGAATGGAGTGCACGCATTGCAAACTTGCAATCATCGGGGGTGATGGCGACCCTGCATTGTTAGCCACCCTAAGGTTTGGTAGTTGCGTCGATTTTAGCCGATTGAGGAGTGCTTCTCAACAAAATGGGCCTCTTCTTTAAACTTTTGCTAAAAATGGCCCTAGTTCAAATTTTTAACCAAATCAAACCATTTTGTTCAGCACCGGCCTCTCTAACACTTACATTATCTAGATCAACATCATACATCTTGATGTAAAACAAAACATAGGAAAACCACGATTGAATCAATTTCTATGAGGTTAGTGCCAAAGTCGTCCGGCATCAAGAAGTTGACGTCCTAGCTCAACACCAATCACCATGGGGCTGAGGGTTTCGAAGTCAGAAGCCGACGCCCTTTAGCGCTGAGGCGAGATATTCTCTTGCTATAATACATGATCAAAAGATGCATTGATCGTTAAATTAAATTTCGTGAACACATTGTATGAAAGTCGAATTTATTCCACCCGTCATTCATTAAAAAGGACCCTTTTTTTGGCAAGGGCTTTTCTATTCTAACTCATCTCACATGTGTATAGTCTCCACAAATTCAAATATATAAACTCTACTGGTCTCTTTGCTAGTccgtactttttttttcactcttTGCTACTGCTCATAATCACTTTAGAATTAGAGCTCGTCTATGGTACCCGTTAATCAATATGGACCGTTAATTTGTGTAGATCTAACGGCAGAGATTCATCTATACTGCTCTGGTCCAACCCAACTTAACCACGCAGTTTATCTCCTAGGGGCAAATTTGGGACCGGAAGGCATGCAAAACAGATCCCAAAGATTACGGAGCTAATCAAAACATAGTTTTTTGCGCCGCCGTTGCGGCGTCCATTGTTCCCTCCATTCATCCCTCGACACGAAACCAGCGAACGGCCTATGTTCGTCCTTTATTGACGTCAGCACCTCCCTGAACTCCTGAAGACCGCTTAGCCTGCATGGGCGGGTGGCCGAGCACTAATTTTGCAGCTATGCAGCTAGATGGTGGCGGTGCCCCGACATTGGCCTTCCTGGGGATGGGTCCTGCCTACCGATTTCCCCGTCTTGCAGAATTCAACGTACAGAACTTGGGGGTTGGAACCAAAGAGAACCTTTGGTGCATCACCAATCTTTCATCTTTCTACAATTACCAGCAAATTGCGATGAAAAGCAAGGTCGTTGATGTGCGCGTGAGCGCAAGGAGGAGCCGGGCATGGTGGCTGACAGTGCAAAGAGTAAGGGCAACTATGAGAGGGATGAGCGTGCTAACTGCGATGGCCACGATCGAGCATGGTGGTGGAAAGCCAAAGGAAAACGATGCGCAAAGGACGAGTGCGGGAATGGGGGCATGCGGCATGCCCACCGTCACATTGTAAGTTTCTAACAGGTGGCCGGACGCCGGAGAAATGCCAATAAAAAATTACAACGAAGGTGCCCCCAAGGAAAAAATAACTGAATGTAAATAGTCTGTATTGCCCATGAAAATCAACGGTGGGACGAAACTTATACTGCTCTTCTCCTGTGAGCAGTACAAAAGGTACCGTAAAAAAACTCtagaattattattttacatGGATTTGTATTTTCTCAATTCAAAAATGTACGTTTCGGTTCACACATGTATAAATTCGGTATAGCTTTTCGATCATCCGAATCTGTAGTTTTCGATGGATTTTTCTGTCTCCAGGTGTATTTTGCACGGTGTACAAATGTAAAATTAGTGAATTAGGCATGATCCGGACGGTCCTCTGCTCCTTGGCGCGCACGGCAAGGTACCACTCGGCTGTCGGCACCTCAAGTCAAACTTTGATCCAAAGGCGAGTCAAACAaccacatgcatgatgcatgatTCATCACTCGCATCGACCTATATAATTCTCCCCAAATAAATGGAACTGGCAGTCTGCTCAGTGCTCACCAGTACTCTGCTTTGCTCTTCCACCATGGCCTCAACAACCACCACCGGCATCACGAAGCCCGGCCCAGTCCCGTTCACGGAGGTCGACGACGGCACAATCCCGAAGCGCCCAGCCAAGGAAGAGTTCGGCGATCTCGTGGCAACTCTGCCCCACAAGCAGCAAGCCGGCCTCGATCTCCGGCTGTACCAGTCCTTCTGGCTTCCCGAGCACTGGGTGGCCGGCACCGTGGTCTTCCAGCGCCGCTTCGTCCCGCGGCCCGACGACGTGATCCTCGCCAGCTACCCCAAGTGCGGCACCACCTGGCTCAAAGCGCTCGCCTTCGCCGCCATGACCCGCGACCACGACTACGGATCCAAGACGCacccgctcctccgcctcaACCCCCACGACTGCATCCCGTTCCTCGACGAGATCTTCGCCGACGGGCAGGAACCCAAGCTCGAGAAGCTCCCTTCCCCGCGGCTCATGAACACGCACATGCCATACACCCTGCTCCCGGGCTCCGTCACCACGGACACCGATGGCTGCAAAGTGGTGTACATCTGCAGGGACTCCAAGGACATGGTGGTCTCGCTGTGGCACttcctgcggcggcggcagccggaCATGCCGTTCGAGGAGCTGTTCGAGCACGtgtgcggcggcgccgtggcggcCGGCCCGATCTGGAGCCACGTGCTGGGCTACTGGCACGCGAGCTTGGCCCGGCCAGACAGGGTGCTCTTCCTGAAATACGAGGACCTGCTGAGGGACCCTTGCGGGAACGTGAGGCGGCTGGCCGCGTTCATGGGGAAGCCGTTCTCGGCGGCcgaggagctcgccggcgccgtggagGGCGTGGTGGGGCTGTGCAGCTTCGAGAAGATGAAGGGGCTGGAGGTGAACCAGAAGGGCTCGTCGGGGGCGTACCACGCCACGGCCAGGGACGCCTTCTTCCGGAAGGGGGTTGCTGGGGATTGGGTGAACCATATGACGCCGGAGATGGCGAAGCGGCTGGATGAGATCGTTGCGGAGGAGTTCCGTGGCACCGGGCTCGCGGCTCCGTGATTTGGTAGTGTTCCGGCATTGCGTTGCGCGTGGTGTGCGTGGGTTGATTTGTTAAGTCGATTTTCGTGGTTTTGTTGTGCTACTTTATTTATGCTTGGCTGCTGGTGGATAAGATGCTGTTCTTCTGTCCACGTTACAAATTGGCAGTCACTGCCTGTCTATTATGTGTACCGAATAAAGAGACCAAGGACGGTTCTCAAAGGCTTTGCGAGTATTTTGACGTGTACTGGAAATGATTTTCTCCACGAAACCTGTCAGCATCACACAATTATTGGATCAGGGTATCAGAGTGGTCGTGAATCGCTTTGCTGAGTTGGGTGGCCGTTGACTGAGCAGCGTGCCAAAGCAGAGGCAACTGTTTTTTGAAGTGGGCCGAAAGGTACAAGCGGGCTGCCGCGTGAAACTCTATCTGATGCCAACAGCATTATGTCCAGCACGGAAAGCCCGTCTCAGCACATTGCTAGCggatttttttgttgttgtttgtactgtgttctaaaaaaaaaaaaaaaaaaacaagcgcgtcgtgaggaggaagaagctcaGAGCTTTGTACAGATTCCAAACAGCTTCTACAAGCTTGCATCTTGCATTGGTAGTTGCTCGTGCCACAGCGTGTGCCTTGTATATTCAGTACTGTACTTTACTATACTAGCACCAAAAGACTCGAGGACTCGATcgacaaagaaaaatgtaaatcCAGAAGAGTAACTTCATACTTGATCGATTCATCATCTGGGCCAATTAACGCCCAACGGAGCACACAAAGCACAACCATACGTACCCAAACATAAACAGATCGAACACCGGAACATAAAACCTAACGCTGCGAGCAACGCAGGTTCCACGGACGTCGAAAGCAATAATAAGCGGCCATCTGGTAGACATGTACGTACATTCACGCAGCCATCTGGTAGATCACGGCCGGCGGaaagcggcagcggccgcggcggcgccggcggtgcggAGGAGGTAGTAGTAGCGCTGCGGGTCGGCCTCGAACGCCGCGCGGGATATCTGGAGGCCCCCGGCTCCAGGCGCCTTCATCATCACCAACGGCGCCGAGGCCGGGAAGAAGAACATGCACGCGCCCACGGCGAccaccgcggccgcggccgcgcagAGGATGAAACCCGTCGGAACCGCCATCGGTTCACTCCTCCGATCGAGCTTTGGTTTTCTCTTCCTGTGGCGTGGGggtccacacacacacacacacacacacacacacacacatatatatatatatataaccctatatatatatatatcttaaAAA
This is a stretch of genomic DNA from Brachypodium distachyon strain Bd21 chromosome 1, Brachypodium_distachyon_v3.0, whole genome shotgun sequence. It encodes these proteins:
- the LOC100835504 gene encoding flavonol 3-sulfotransferase → MELAVCSVLTSTLLCSSTMASTTTTGITKPGPVPFTEVDDGTIPKRPAKEEFGDLVATLPHKQQAGLDLRLYQSFWLPEHWVAGTVVFQRRFVPRPDDVILASYPKCGTTWLKALAFAAMTRDHDYGSKTHPLLRLNPHDCIPFLDEIFADGQEPKLEKLPSPRLMNTHMPYTLLPGSVTTDTDGCKVVYICRDSKDMVVSLWHFLRRRQPDMPFEELFEHVCGGAVAAGPIWSHVLGYWHASLARPDRVLFLKYEDLLRDPCGNVRRLAAFMGKPFSAAEELAGAVEGVVGLCSFEKMKGLEVNQKGSSGAYHATARDAFFRKGVAGDWVNHMTPEMAKRLDEIVAEEFRGTGLAAP